Proteins encoded by one window of Primulina huaijiensis isolate GDHJ02 chromosome 1, ASM1229523v2, whole genome shotgun sequence:
- the LOC140982924 gene encoding transcription factor HBP-1b(c38)-like isoform X2, producing the protein MTFSMLMMGTEANATQSSRLSDYGLLEQYMGFRVGDPSGISQSPRFTSAADGRLSGADLHSQAFNMTRPSTSTLFPGSQVIQFHKSLAPMPNIVSASNAEHENWGDSNMADSSSRTDTSTDAEPGDKNLQFEMGQSAAVVISDSTDKSKERNQDQKAQRRLAQNREAARKSRLRKKAYVQQLENSRMKLTQLEQEVQRARQQGVYITSTADQSHTGSANGVLAFDAEYARWMEEQNRLINELRTAVNSHTNDVELRNIVNNAITHFNDVFRLKGNGAKADVFHILLGMWKTPAERCFLWIGGFRPSELLKLLVNQLEPLSEKQLTGIFNLQQSSHQAEDALSQGMDALQQSLGETLATGSSGSEGSSGNVANYMGQMAMAMGKLGTLEGFIRQADNLRQQTLQQMHRILTTKQSARALLLINDYFSRLRALSSLWLARPQE; encoded by the exons ATGACATTTTCCATGCTGATGAT GGGTACGGAAGCTAATGCAACACAATCTTCACGACTTTCAGATTATGGGCTCCTCGAGCAATACATGGGATTTCGTGTCGGAGATCCCAGTGGTATCAGCCAAA GTCCGAGATTTACTTCGGCTGCGGATGGCCGACTATCAGGCGCTGATCTCCATTCTCAAGCATTCAATATG ACTCGTCCTTCAACTAGCACGCTTTTCCCGGGATCTCAAGTAATACAGTTTCATAAGTCGCTGGCACCAATGCCGAATATAGTTTCTGCATCTAATGCTGAGCATGAGAACTGGGGAGATTCCAACATGGCTGATTCCAGCTCCCGTACGGATACTTCAACAGACGCGGAACCTGGTGATAAAAATCTACAG TTTGAAATGGGTCAATCTGCAGCTGTGGTGATCTCCGATTCCACTGATAAatcgaaagaaagaaaccaagATCAAAAG GCACAGCGAAGGCTTGCACAAAATCGTGAAGCTGCGAGAAAGAGCAGATTGAGGAAGAAA GCATATGTTCAGCAGCTGGAGAATAGTCGCATGAAGTTAACCCAACTAGAGCAGGAAGTGCAGCGAGCACGTCAGCAGGGTGTGTACATTACAAGCACGGCAGATCAATCTCATACGGGGAGTGCCAATG GGGTATTGGCATTTGATGCAGAATACGCACGGTGGATGGAAGAGCAGAATCGGCTCATAAATGAGCTGCGAACTGCAGTCAATTCACACACAAATGACGTGGAGCTTCGGAACATTGTCAATAATGCGATAACACACTTTAACGATGTTTTCAGGCTGAAAGGTAACGGTGCCAAGGCCGATGTATTTCACATCTTATTAGGAATGTGGAAGACGCCGGCGGAAAGGTGTTTTTTGTGGATTGGTGGATTCCGTCCATCAGAACTCCTCAAg CTTCTTGTGAACCAACTCGAGCCACTTTCAGAGAAGCAATTGACGGGTATATTCAATTTGCAACAATCATCTCATCAAGCCGAAGATGCTCTTTCGCAAGGTATGGATGCGTTGCAGCAATCCTTAGGCGAGACATTGGCCACTGGTTCCTCTGGATCCGAAGGTTCGTCTGGAAACGTTGCTAATTATATGGGGCAGATGGCAATGGCCATGGGGAAGTTGGGAACTCTGGAAGGTTTTATTCGACAG GCTGACAACCTGCGGCAGCAAACTCTACAACAAATGCATCGTATACTAACAACCAAACAATCAGCCCGGGCACTTCTCTTGATAAATGACTATTTTTCAAGGCTTCGTGCTCTCAGCTCTCTTTGGCTCGCTAGGCCACAGGAATGA
- the LOC140982924 gene encoding transcription factor HBP-1b(c38)-like isoform X1 encodes MAGTKIKIGAEDNNNNRRSATSVMPSFFSQTPVSNPMGTEANATQSSRLSDYGLLEQYMGFRVGDPSGISQSPRFTSAADGRLSGADLHSQAFNMTRPSTSTLFPGSQVIQFHKSLAPMPNIVSASNAEHENWGDSNMADSSSRTDTSTDAEPGDKNLQFEMGQSAAVVISDSTDKSKERNQDQKAQRRLAQNREAARKSRLRKKAYVQQLENSRMKLTQLEQEVQRARQQGVYITSTADQSHTGSANGVLAFDAEYARWMEEQNRLINELRTAVNSHTNDVELRNIVNNAITHFNDVFRLKGNGAKADVFHILLGMWKTPAERCFLWIGGFRPSELLKLLVNQLEPLSEKQLTGIFNLQQSSHQAEDALSQGMDALQQSLGETLATGSSGSEGSSGNVANYMGQMAMAMGKLGTLEGFIRQADNLRQQTLQQMHRILTTKQSARALLLINDYFSRLRALSSLWLARPQE; translated from the exons ATGGCTGGTACAAAGATAAAAATTGGTGCAgaggataataataataatagaagaAGTGCCACTTCTGTGATGCCAAGCTTCTTTTCTCAGACGCCAGTTTCAAATCCCAT GGGTACGGAAGCTAATGCAACACAATCTTCACGACTTTCAGATTATGGGCTCCTCGAGCAATACATGGGATTTCGTGTCGGAGATCCCAGTGGTATCAGCCAAA GTCCGAGATTTACTTCGGCTGCGGATGGCCGACTATCAGGCGCTGATCTCCATTCTCAAGCATTCAATATG ACTCGTCCTTCAACTAGCACGCTTTTCCCGGGATCTCAAGTAATACAGTTTCATAAGTCGCTGGCACCAATGCCGAATATAGTTTCTGCATCTAATGCTGAGCATGAGAACTGGGGAGATTCCAACATGGCTGATTCCAGCTCCCGTACGGATACTTCAACAGACGCGGAACCTGGTGATAAAAATCTACAG TTTGAAATGGGTCAATCTGCAGCTGTGGTGATCTCCGATTCCACTGATAAatcgaaagaaagaaaccaagATCAAAAG GCACAGCGAAGGCTTGCACAAAATCGTGAAGCTGCGAGAAAGAGCAGATTGAGGAAGAAA GCATATGTTCAGCAGCTGGAGAATAGTCGCATGAAGTTAACCCAACTAGAGCAGGAAGTGCAGCGAGCACGTCAGCAGGGTGTGTACATTACAAGCACGGCAGATCAATCTCATACGGGGAGTGCCAATG GGGTATTGGCATTTGATGCAGAATACGCACGGTGGATGGAAGAGCAGAATCGGCTCATAAATGAGCTGCGAACTGCAGTCAATTCACACACAAATGACGTGGAGCTTCGGAACATTGTCAATAATGCGATAACACACTTTAACGATGTTTTCAGGCTGAAAGGTAACGGTGCCAAGGCCGATGTATTTCACATCTTATTAGGAATGTGGAAGACGCCGGCGGAAAGGTGTTTTTTGTGGATTGGTGGATTCCGTCCATCAGAACTCCTCAAg CTTCTTGTGAACCAACTCGAGCCACTTTCAGAGAAGCAATTGACGGGTATATTCAATTTGCAACAATCATCTCATCAAGCCGAAGATGCTCTTTCGCAAGGTATGGATGCGTTGCAGCAATCCTTAGGCGAGACATTGGCCACTGGTTCCTCTGGATCCGAAGGTTCGTCTGGAAACGTTGCTAATTATATGGGGCAGATGGCAATGGCCATGGGGAAGTTGGGAACTCTGGAAGGTTTTATTCGACAG GCTGACAACCTGCGGCAGCAAACTCTACAACAAATGCATCGTATACTAACAACCAAACAATCAGCCCGGGCACTTCTCTTGATAAATGACTATTTTTCAAGGCTTCGTGCTCTCAGCTCTCTTTGGCTCGCTAGGCCACAGGAATGA